Proteins from a genomic interval of Aureibacillus halotolerans:
- the guaA gene encoding glutamine-hydrolyzing GMP synthase — protein MENTSDMIVVLDFGGQYNQLITRRIREFGVYSELHPHTLTAQEIKAMNPKGIVFSGGPNSVYEEGAFTCDPDIFSLGVPVLGICYGMQLMVHHFGGKVERAGSREYGKAMLTVQNASPLYHGLPHEQFVWMSHSDLVMETPEGFEVDGTNPSCPIAAMSHVEKGFYGVQFHPEVRHTEHGNALLKNFVFAICECEANWSMKNFIDDEVAKIRDIVGDRQVLCALSGGVDSSVVAALIQKAIGDQLLCIFVDNGLLRKDEAESVMETFSVGFNMRVIKVDAAQRFLDKLKGVSDPEQKRKIIGNEFIYVFQDEANSLKGVDFLAQGTLYTDVIESGTLTAQTIKSHHNVGGLPEDMTFELIEPLNTLFKDEVRALGSQLGLPDEIVWRQPFPGPGLGIRVLGEVTEDKLKIVRDSDAILREEIKKAGLDRDIWQYFTALPNMRSVGVMGDARTYDYTVGVRAVTSIDGMTSDWARIPWDVLEVISSRIVNEVDHVNRVVYDITSKPPATIEWE, from the coding sequence ATGGAAAACACAAGCGACATGATCGTGGTTTTAGACTTTGGTGGACAATACAATCAGTTAATCACAAGACGTATTCGTGAATTTGGTGTTTACAGTGAGCTTCATCCTCACACACTGACAGCTCAGGAAATAAAAGCGATGAATCCTAAAGGGATCGTTTTTTCAGGTGGGCCAAACTCGGTGTATGAAGAAGGCGCATTTACTTGTGATCCGGACATTTTCTCCCTAGGCGTTCCTGTGCTAGGCATTTGCTACGGCATGCAGCTGATGGTTCATCATTTCGGAGGGAAAGTAGAACGTGCGGGCTCAAGAGAGTACGGAAAAGCAATGCTTACCGTTCAAAACGCGTCCCCACTGTACCACGGACTGCCACATGAGCAATTTGTATGGATGAGTCATAGCGATCTAGTGATGGAGACGCCTGAAGGCTTTGAAGTCGACGGGACGAACCCTTCATGCCCAATTGCAGCAATGAGTCACGTTGAAAAAGGCTTTTACGGCGTGCAGTTCCACCCGGAAGTGCGTCATACAGAGCACGGGAACGCCCTTTTGAAAAACTTTGTCTTTGCCATTTGTGAATGTGAAGCCAACTGGTCGATGAAAAACTTCATTGATGACGAAGTGGCCAAGATCCGTGACATCGTCGGCGATCGCCAAGTGCTTTGTGCGTTGAGCGGTGGCGTAGACTCGTCAGTTGTGGCAGCGTTGATTCAAAAAGCCATCGGTGACCAGCTGCTGTGTATCTTTGTTGATAACGGATTGCTTCGCAAAGATGAAGCAGAGTCTGTTATGGAAACCTTCAGTGTCGGATTTAATATGCGCGTCATTAAAGTCGACGCAGCGCAACGCTTCCTTGATAAGCTAAAAGGTGTCTCTGACCCTGAACAAAAACGTAAAATCATTGGCAATGAGTTCATTTACGTGTTCCAAGACGAGGCCAATTCGCTTAAAGGCGTCGATTTCCTCGCCCAAGGTACACTTTATACCGACGTCATTGAGAGCGGAACGCTTACGGCACAAACGATTAAATCACATCATAACGTCGGTGGGCTTCCAGAAGATATGACATTTGAATTGATTGAGCCATTGAATACGCTCTTTAAAGATGAAGTCCGTGCGCTCGGATCTCAGCTTGGATTGCCCGATGAAATTGTGTGGCGCCAACCGTTCCCTGGCCCAGGACTAGGCATTCGCGTACTTGGTGAGGTCACAGAGGACAAACTGAAAATTGTCCGTGATTCCGATGCTATCTTGCGCGAAGAAATCAAAAAAGCCGGCTTGGACAGAGACATTTGGCAATATTTCACCGCCCTCCCGAACATGCGTAGCGTAGGTGTCATGGGTGACGCAAGAACGTATGACTACACAGTAGGGGTGAGAGCCGTAACGTCAATTGACGGCATGACCTCAGACTGGGCCCGTATCCCATGGGACGTCCTAGAAGTCATCTCAAGCCGAATCGTCAACGAAGTCGATCACGTCAACCGCGTCGTGTACGACATTACGAGCAAGCCACCTGCAACGATTGAGTGGGAGTAA